From a region of the Euwallacea similis isolate ESF13 chromosome 3, ESF131.1, whole genome shotgun sequence genome:
- the LOC136419617 gene encoding centrosomal protein of 104 kDa isoform X2: MPKKIGFSSASASSEDSKYRLTELNSHGPTVRGWRSEKNCGYPQEIVLQLEKRCVLDKIQILAHQYMIRTFHRETFSNEESNTISDIGDVSWEYIGYVTLTSNESTEFKSRELKSANVPKMEASFVKLSLFKNHIIPLNVFNQVSVIAFNVIGNDLDHQQHISNEEVDGQMAKLNEIINNPEYFSPYDDLAFEMYVAPDVAKIVREMEMKKYLAVINERFEYARKLKHAMLTLRTAGEKMGKYELEKRHAIELEDYEKANHKKMQLEQFRNEIFQQLGVEDLLEANGPCSKNDECIDTNLENKNLLSPTMNIRNDRRSSSPNQMSPLHMSRYQSPKTGSPCTGSPILSRGSLRRRNKSAGAIVKSTYEMYEDKPLPALRHSQTNEFLRECQIDQDSKTTSKLTEREKKQASLPILVFGTDLVEKFYSKHYSDKEEGLQCLKEELLSYDNTKMHTPNKTARASVFLLHRALRDKVFTVYNLANEVIRLFFVQFVPGRVLPAEVSRSVDKLLPELLTKSGDTSARIHHMAVHTILTMADVKAVRDLHIIPVHLSRPVSSSTHPRLALSRAEMVEQLILNHGISTEKQSGLTCRTLSEFGSSGLHHPAEAVRKVSERILVLVYKVNPRMVRKQLPPDDDITRRNLLYRQLFHEFDNIDLQRKRELLERNRLIQQCSGMSNGECFSPEPQKDTKASNEISKCVSSGNIERMANSFVVNDNRTRSNYALSKSQSGGNIVQTNGNHKQDQDRQSSSSASGVSSPSNNSQKTDSERHCIFCGQPEKVILLTSNSMNSHYWRQCPMLVRCKHCNQVVEVATLTEHLMMECEKHETFKQCSQCTEAVNKEKNQVHLTECSDLPEGYTRCPLCHKNLETNELCWKNHFMGTNLCAKNARVKSVNSKQVTIQL; encoded by the exons ATGCCTaagaaaattggattttcatCTGCAAGTGCTTCCA GTGAGGATTCAAAATATCGACTTACAGAACTAAACAGCCACGGTCCAACTGTGCGAGGATGGAGGTCGGAAAAGAACTGCGGTTACCCTCAAGAGATAGTGCTGCAACTAGAAAAAAGATGCGTCTTAGATAAAATCCAAATTCTGGCTCATCAATACATGATACGTACGTTTCATAGGGAAACATTTAG CAATGAGGAGAGCAACACCATTAGTGATATAGGCGATGTTAGTTGGGAATACATAGGATATGTAACGTTGACCAGCAATGAATCTACAGAATTCAAGAGCAGAGAGCTTAAATCTGCGAATGTGCCTAAGATGGAAGCTTCGTTTGTTAAGTTGAGTTTGTTCAAAAACCACATTATTCCTCTTAATGTTTTCAATCAG GTTAGTGTGATCGCATTTAATGTAATTGGCAATGACTTGGACCATCAGCAGCACATCTCCAACGAAGAAGTGGATGGACAGATGGCGAAACTAAACGAGATCATTAATAACCCGGAGTACTTTTCACCTTACGATGATTTGGCTTTTGAAATGTACGTTGCTCCCGATGTGGCGAAAATTGTAAGGGAAATGGAGATGAAGAAGTATTTGGCTGTTATAA ATGAGAGATTTGAATATGCAAGAAAACTCAAACATGCCATGCTGACACTGCGAACAGCAGGAGAGAAAATGGGTAAATACGAACTGGAAAAACGACATGCCATTGAACTGGAAGACTACGAGAAGGCCAACCACAAAAAGATGCAACTGGAACAGTTTAGGAATGAAATTTTCCAGCAACTTGGAGTGGAAGACTTGCTAGAAGCTAATGGG CCTTGTTCGAAGAACGATGAATGCATCGACACAAATTTGGAGAACAAAAATCTCCTGTCTCCAACGATGAATATCAGAAACGACAGAAGATCAAGCTCTCCTAATCAAATGTCCCCGCTGCACATGTCGAGATACCAAAGCCCTAAAACCGGATCACCCTGCACAGGGAGCCCCATTTTGAGCCGGGGATCTCTTAGAAGGCGAAACAAATCCGCTGGCGCTATTGTGAAGTCTACTTATGAGATGTATGAAGATAAACCTCTGCCTGCCTTAAGACA CTCTCAAACCAACGAATTCCTCCGCGAATGCCAGATTGACCAAGACTCTAAGACCACCTCAAAGCTGACCGAACgagaaaaaaaacaagctAGTCTCCCTATTCTGGTCTTTGGGACCGATCTAGTAGAGAAATTCTACTCTAAGCATTACTCGGATAAAGAAGAAGGCTTGCAATGCTTGAAGGAGGAGCTACTCTCGTACGACAACACTAAGATGCACACCCCAAACAAAACTGCCAGAGCTTCGGTGTTCCTGCTACATAGGGCTTTAAGGGATAAAGTGTTTACTGTTTACAACCTGGCTAATGAGGTCATTAGGTTGTTTTTCGTGCAGTTTGTCCCTGGAAG AGTACTGCCAGCAGAAGTTTCCAGAAGCGTAGACAAGCTGCTGCCAGAGCTGTTAACTAAGTCCGGAGACACCAGCGCTAGGATCCACCACATGGCTGTGCACACCATACTAACCATGGCCGATGTTAAAGCTGTAAG AGACCTTCATATTATTCCGGTGCATTTGAGTAGGCCGGTTAGTAGCAGCACTCATCCTAGATTAGCGCTCAGTAGGGCGGAAATGGTCGAACAACTCATTTTGAATCATGGGATTTCCACTGAGAAACAGAG CGGATTAACATGCAGAACACTGTCAGAATTCGGATCCAGTGGTCTTCACCATCCAGCAGAGGCAGTACGGAAAGTCTCGGAAAGGATTTTGGTACTCGTTTACAAGGTCAATCCTAGAATGGTACGGAAACAGCTGCCTCCTGATGACGATATAACCCGACGAAATCTGCTTTACAGACAACTGTTTCACGAGTTTGATAACATAGATTTGCAG CGTAAACGCGAGCTTCTGGAACGAAACCGGCTGATCCAGCAATGCTCAGGAATGTCCAACGGTGAATGCTTCAGCCCAGAGCCGCAAAAAGACACGAAAGCCAGTAACGAAATAAGCAAGTGCGTTAGCTCTGGAAACATAGAGCGAATGGCAAACAGCTTCGTTGTCAACGACAATAGAACAAGGTCCAATTATGCCTTATCCAAAAGCCAGAGTGGCGGTAACATTGTTCAAACCAATGGAAACCATAAACAGGACCAAGATCGGCAGAGCTCGAGTTCGGCCAGTGGGGTGTCCAGTCCCAGCAATAATTCACAGAAAACCGATTCTGAGAG GCATTGCATATTCTGCGGCCAACCTGAGAAGGTAATCCTGCTGACGAGTAATTCGATGAATTCGCACTACTGGAGACAGTGTCCGATGTTAGTGCGGTGCAAGCACTGCAACCAGGTGGTCGAAGTGGCGACGCTGACGGAACACTTGATGATGGAATGCGAGAAGCACGAAACGTTCAAGCAATGCTCGCAGTGTACGGAAGCTGTGAATAAGGAAAAGAATCAGGTGCATTTGACTGAGTGTAGTG ATTTGCCTGAAGGATACACCAGATGCCCTCTCTGCCACAAAAACTTGGAAACTAACGAACTTTGTTGGAAAAACCACTTCATGGGAACGAATTTATGTGCGAAAAATGCTAGAGTTAAAAGTGTCAATTCCAAACAAGTCACAATTCAACTTTAA
- the LOC136419617 gene encoding centrosomal protein of 104 kDa isoform X3: protein MEASFVKLSLFKNHIIPLNVFNQVSVIAFNVIGNDLDHQQHISNEEVDGQMAKLNEIINNPEYFSPYDDLAFEMYVAPDVAKIVREMEMKKYLAVINERFEYARKLKHAMLTLRTAGEKMGKYELEKRHAIELEDYEKANHKKMQLEQFRNEIFQQLGVEDLLEANGPCSKNDECIDTNLENKNLLSPTMNIRNDRRSSSPNQMSPLHMSRYQSPKTGSPCTGSPILSRGSLRRRNKSAGAIVKSTYEMYEDKPLPALRHSQTNEFLRECQIDQDSKTTSKLTEREKKQASLPILVFGTDLVEKFYSKHYSDKEEGLQCLKEELLSYDNTKMHTPNKTARASVFLLHRALRDKVFTVYNLANEVIRLFFVQFVPGRVLPAEVSRSVDKLLPELLTKSGDTSARIHHMAVHTILTMADVKAVRDLHIIPVHLSRPVSSSTHPRLALSRAEMVEQLILNHGISTEKQSGLTCRTLSEFGSSGLHHPAEAVRKVSERILVLVYKVNPRMVRKQLPPDDDITRRNLLYRQLFHEFDNIDLQRKRELLERNRLIQQCSGMSNGECFSPEPQKDTKASNEISKCVSSGNIERMANSFVVNDNRTRSNYALSKSQSGGNIVQTNGNHKQDQDRQSSSSASGVSSPSNNSQKTDSERHCIFCGQPEKVILLTSNSMNSHYWRQCPMLVRCKHCNQVVEVATLTEHLMMECEKHETFKQCSQCTEAVNKEKNQVHLTECSDLPEGYTRCPLCHKNLETNELCWKNHFMGTNLCAKNARVKSVNSKQVTIQL, encoded by the exons ATGGAAGCTTCGTTTGTTAAGTTGAGTTTGTTCAAAAACCACATTATTCCTCTTAATGTTTTCAATCAG GTTAGTGTGATCGCATTTAATGTAATTGGCAATGACTTGGACCATCAGCAGCACATCTCCAACGAAGAAGTGGATGGACAGATGGCGAAACTAAACGAGATCATTAATAACCCGGAGTACTTTTCACCTTACGATGATTTGGCTTTTGAAATGTACGTTGCTCCCGATGTGGCGAAAATTGTAAGGGAAATGGAGATGAAGAAGTATTTGGCTGTTATAA ATGAGAGATTTGAATATGCAAGAAAACTCAAACATGCCATGCTGACACTGCGAACAGCAGGAGAGAAAATGGGTAAATACGAACTGGAAAAACGACATGCCATTGAACTGGAAGACTACGAGAAGGCCAACCACAAAAAGATGCAACTGGAACAGTTTAGGAATGAAATTTTCCAGCAACTTGGAGTGGAAGACTTGCTAGAAGCTAATGGG CCTTGTTCGAAGAACGATGAATGCATCGACACAAATTTGGAGAACAAAAATCTCCTGTCTCCAACGATGAATATCAGAAACGACAGAAGATCAAGCTCTCCTAATCAAATGTCCCCGCTGCACATGTCGAGATACCAAAGCCCTAAAACCGGATCACCCTGCACAGGGAGCCCCATTTTGAGCCGGGGATCTCTTAGAAGGCGAAACAAATCCGCTGGCGCTATTGTGAAGTCTACTTATGAGATGTATGAAGATAAACCTCTGCCTGCCTTAAGACA CTCTCAAACCAACGAATTCCTCCGCGAATGCCAGATTGACCAAGACTCTAAGACCACCTCAAAGCTGACCGAACgagaaaaaaaacaagctAGTCTCCCTATTCTGGTCTTTGGGACCGATCTAGTAGAGAAATTCTACTCTAAGCATTACTCGGATAAAGAAGAAGGCTTGCAATGCTTGAAGGAGGAGCTACTCTCGTACGACAACACTAAGATGCACACCCCAAACAAAACTGCCAGAGCTTCGGTGTTCCTGCTACATAGGGCTTTAAGGGATAAAGTGTTTACTGTTTACAACCTGGCTAATGAGGTCATTAGGTTGTTTTTCGTGCAGTTTGTCCCTGGAAG AGTACTGCCAGCAGAAGTTTCCAGAAGCGTAGACAAGCTGCTGCCAGAGCTGTTAACTAAGTCCGGAGACACCAGCGCTAGGATCCACCACATGGCTGTGCACACCATACTAACCATGGCCGATGTTAAAGCTGTAAG AGACCTTCATATTATTCCGGTGCATTTGAGTAGGCCGGTTAGTAGCAGCACTCATCCTAGATTAGCGCTCAGTAGGGCGGAAATGGTCGAACAACTCATTTTGAATCATGGGATTTCCACTGAGAAACAGAG CGGATTAACATGCAGAACACTGTCAGAATTCGGATCCAGTGGTCTTCACCATCCAGCAGAGGCAGTACGGAAAGTCTCGGAAAGGATTTTGGTACTCGTTTACAAGGTCAATCCTAGAATGGTACGGAAACAGCTGCCTCCTGATGACGATATAACCCGACGAAATCTGCTTTACAGACAACTGTTTCACGAGTTTGATAACATAGATTTGCAG CGTAAACGCGAGCTTCTGGAACGAAACCGGCTGATCCAGCAATGCTCAGGAATGTCCAACGGTGAATGCTTCAGCCCAGAGCCGCAAAAAGACACGAAAGCCAGTAACGAAATAAGCAAGTGCGTTAGCTCTGGAAACATAGAGCGAATGGCAAACAGCTTCGTTGTCAACGACAATAGAACAAGGTCCAATTATGCCTTATCCAAAAGCCAGAGTGGCGGTAACATTGTTCAAACCAATGGAAACCATAAACAGGACCAAGATCGGCAGAGCTCGAGTTCGGCCAGTGGGGTGTCCAGTCCCAGCAATAATTCACAGAAAACCGATTCTGAGAG GCATTGCATATTCTGCGGCCAACCTGAGAAGGTAATCCTGCTGACGAGTAATTCGATGAATTCGCACTACTGGAGACAGTGTCCGATGTTAGTGCGGTGCAAGCACTGCAACCAGGTGGTCGAAGTGGCGACGCTGACGGAACACTTGATGATGGAATGCGAGAAGCACGAAACGTTCAAGCAATGCTCGCAGTGTACGGAAGCTGTGAATAAGGAAAAGAATCAGGTGCATTTGACTGAGTGTAGTG ATTTGCCTGAAGGATACACCAGATGCCCTCTCTGCCACAAAAACTTGGAAACTAACGAACTTTGTTGGAAAAACCACTTCATGGGAACGAATTTATGTGCGAAAAATGCTAGAGTTAAAAGTGTCAATTCCAAACAAGTCACAATTCAACTTTAA
- the LOC136419617 gene encoding centrosomal protein of 104 kDa isoform X1, whose translation MPKKIGFSSASASSEDSKYRLTELNSHGPTVRGWRSEKNCGYPQEIVLQLEKRCVLDKIQILAHQYMIPSRVEFYCSNEESNTISDIGDVSWEYIGYVTLTSNESTEFKSRELKSANVPKMEASFVKLSLFKNHIIPLNVFNQVSVIAFNVIGNDLDHQQHISNEEVDGQMAKLNEIINNPEYFSPYDDLAFEMYVAPDVAKIVREMEMKKYLAVINERFEYARKLKHAMLTLRTAGEKMGKYELEKRHAIELEDYEKANHKKMQLEQFRNEIFQQLGVEDLLEANGPCSKNDECIDTNLENKNLLSPTMNIRNDRRSSSPNQMSPLHMSRYQSPKTGSPCTGSPILSRGSLRRRNKSAGAIVKSTYEMYEDKPLPALRHSQTNEFLRECQIDQDSKTTSKLTEREKKQASLPILVFGTDLVEKFYSKHYSDKEEGLQCLKEELLSYDNTKMHTPNKTARASVFLLHRALRDKVFTVYNLANEVIRLFFVQFVPGRVLPAEVSRSVDKLLPELLTKSGDTSARIHHMAVHTILTMADVKAVRDLHIIPVHLSRPVSSSTHPRLALSRAEMVEQLILNHGISTEKQSGLTCRTLSEFGSSGLHHPAEAVRKVSERILVLVYKVNPRMVRKQLPPDDDITRRNLLYRQLFHEFDNIDLQRKRELLERNRLIQQCSGMSNGECFSPEPQKDTKASNEISKCVSSGNIERMANSFVVNDNRTRSNYALSKSQSGGNIVQTNGNHKQDQDRQSSSSASGVSSPSNNSQKTDSERHCIFCGQPEKVILLTSNSMNSHYWRQCPMLVRCKHCNQVVEVATLTEHLMMECEKHETFKQCSQCTEAVNKEKNQVHLTECSDLPEGYTRCPLCHKNLETNELCWKNHFMGTNLCAKNARVKSVNSKQVTIQL comes from the exons ATGCCTaagaaaattggattttcatCTGCAAGTGCTTCCA GTGAGGATTCAAAATATCGACTTACAGAACTAAACAGCCACGGTCCAACTGTGCGAGGATGGAGGTCGGAAAAGAACTGCGGTTACCCTCAAGAGATAGTGCTGCAACTAGAAAAAAGATGCGTCTTAGATAAAATCCAAATTCTGGCTCATCAATACATGATAC CCTCAAGAGTGGAGTTTTATTGCAGCAATGAGGAGAGCAACACCATTAGTGATATAGGCGATGTTAGTTGGGAATACATAGGATATGTAACGTTGACCAGCAATGAATCTACAGAATTCAAGAGCAGAGAGCTTAAATCTGCGAATGTGCCTAAGATGGAAGCTTCGTTTGTTAAGTTGAGTTTGTTCAAAAACCACATTATTCCTCTTAATGTTTTCAATCAG GTTAGTGTGATCGCATTTAATGTAATTGGCAATGACTTGGACCATCAGCAGCACATCTCCAACGAAGAAGTGGATGGACAGATGGCGAAACTAAACGAGATCATTAATAACCCGGAGTACTTTTCACCTTACGATGATTTGGCTTTTGAAATGTACGTTGCTCCCGATGTGGCGAAAATTGTAAGGGAAATGGAGATGAAGAAGTATTTGGCTGTTATAA ATGAGAGATTTGAATATGCAAGAAAACTCAAACATGCCATGCTGACACTGCGAACAGCAGGAGAGAAAATGGGTAAATACGAACTGGAAAAACGACATGCCATTGAACTGGAAGACTACGAGAAGGCCAACCACAAAAAGATGCAACTGGAACAGTTTAGGAATGAAATTTTCCAGCAACTTGGAGTGGAAGACTTGCTAGAAGCTAATGGG CCTTGTTCGAAGAACGATGAATGCATCGACACAAATTTGGAGAACAAAAATCTCCTGTCTCCAACGATGAATATCAGAAACGACAGAAGATCAAGCTCTCCTAATCAAATGTCCCCGCTGCACATGTCGAGATACCAAAGCCCTAAAACCGGATCACCCTGCACAGGGAGCCCCATTTTGAGCCGGGGATCTCTTAGAAGGCGAAACAAATCCGCTGGCGCTATTGTGAAGTCTACTTATGAGATGTATGAAGATAAACCTCTGCCTGCCTTAAGACA CTCTCAAACCAACGAATTCCTCCGCGAATGCCAGATTGACCAAGACTCTAAGACCACCTCAAAGCTGACCGAACgagaaaaaaaacaagctAGTCTCCCTATTCTGGTCTTTGGGACCGATCTAGTAGAGAAATTCTACTCTAAGCATTACTCGGATAAAGAAGAAGGCTTGCAATGCTTGAAGGAGGAGCTACTCTCGTACGACAACACTAAGATGCACACCCCAAACAAAACTGCCAGAGCTTCGGTGTTCCTGCTACATAGGGCTTTAAGGGATAAAGTGTTTACTGTTTACAACCTGGCTAATGAGGTCATTAGGTTGTTTTTCGTGCAGTTTGTCCCTGGAAG AGTACTGCCAGCAGAAGTTTCCAGAAGCGTAGACAAGCTGCTGCCAGAGCTGTTAACTAAGTCCGGAGACACCAGCGCTAGGATCCACCACATGGCTGTGCACACCATACTAACCATGGCCGATGTTAAAGCTGTAAG AGACCTTCATATTATTCCGGTGCATTTGAGTAGGCCGGTTAGTAGCAGCACTCATCCTAGATTAGCGCTCAGTAGGGCGGAAATGGTCGAACAACTCATTTTGAATCATGGGATTTCCACTGAGAAACAGAG CGGATTAACATGCAGAACACTGTCAGAATTCGGATCCAGTGGTCTTCACCATCCAGCAGAGGCAGTACGGAAAGTCTCGGAAAGGATTTTGGTACTCGTTTACAAGGTCAATCCTAGAATGGTACGGAAACAGCTGCCTCCTGATGACGATATAACCCGACGAAATCTGCTTTACAGACAACTGTTTCACGAGTTTGATAACATAGATTTGCAG CGTAAACGCGAGCTTCTGGAACGAAACCGGCTGATCCAGCAATGCTCAGGAATGTCCAACGGTGAATGCTTCAGCCCAGAGCCGCAAAAAGACACGAAAGCCAGTAACGAAATAAGCAAGTGCGTTAGCTCTGGAAACATAGAGCGAATGGCAAACAGCTTCGTTGTCAACGACAATAGAACAAGGTCCAATTATGCCTTATCCAAAAGCCAGAGTGGCGGTAACATTGTTCAAACCAATGGAAACCATAAACAGGACCAAGATCGGCAGAGCTCGAGTTCGGCCAGTGGGGTGTCCAGTCCCAGCAATAATTCACAGAAAACCGATTCTGAGAG GCATTGCATATTCTGCGGCCAACCTGAGAAGGTAATCCTGCTGACGAGTAATTCGATGAATTCGCACTACTGGAGACAGTGTCCGATGTTAGTGCGGTGCAAGCACTGCAACCAGGTGGTCGAAGTGGCGACGCTGACGGAACACTTGATGATGGAATGCGAGAAGCACGAAACGTTCAAGCAATGCTCGCAGTGTACGGAAGCTGTGAATAAGGAAAAGAATCAGGTGCATTTGACTGAGTGTAGTG ATTTGCCTGAAGGATACACCAGATGCCCTCTCTGCCACAAAAACTTGGAAACTAACGAACTTTGTTGGAAAAACCACTTCATGGGAACGAATTTATGTGCGAAAAATGCTAGAGTTAAAAGTGTCAATTCCAAACAAGTCACAATTCAACTTTAA